The sequence AACATACAAAGGAATCTGTAACTTGGTATATCTCTCTGAATACATGACTGCACCATCAGCTTAAACAATCAGCTGTATACTTTATAAGAAATGGTATAAACAAGGTACGATTTCCTGAAGTACTATTTGTCTTTTTGTAAATTCTATTACCTGCTGTATGCAAGGAAATGGATCTGATTTTCATTGTCGTGTTCCTTGTATGTCAGCCTCTGTTTGACCTCTATTTAAGGTTTGTGTGTCATGTCATTTCACTTGTCAAAACATTGATGAATCTAGTGTAGCAAACAAATATGTAGGTTTgtctaagtaaataaattattcacaGTCCACCTATGAAGATATTTGAATATTGTAAgtgaataaatgtatgtattcagtCTACATTTCAGACATTAAAGTATTGTATGCAaacttatttacattttatacaatatttaggTTAGCAGCAGTTAAATGGGTGAAGCAAGACCAAAATACTACATTAGTTCAACAGTATGGGATTATGTTGGAATTTAATTAAGTATTTCCTAACTTTTAAGAAGCTTGGCTAATTATATAAGTACAGCTATGACATTCATTGTGTTTTCATCGTGTTTTGTCTTTcagcagtaataataaaatgagaGAGTCATCATCTTTTGTGTTGGTTGATCATAggagacaaaaaaatacattctatTCCCCCTACAAATATTGAGCTCCAGTAATAGACAGTGTATAGTACATATATAGTACTGCTTTctttgttactgtgtgtatgttttgatcttattttaaaatccatttttaatttattgttttatgtTAAGTGCATGTAATATTGGTTGTCCACTGATCAAACGGtccaaaaaaacattaaatgtgaATTATTTCATGTACAGGAGGTAGAATATTAACAGTTTGCTTCAGTAACAAACCTTAACACTGCCAAAAAGGCCTTGTCACATGCTTAACTACCCTTCTGCTTCTGCACGCAATCCAACTTGTGCAACTGATCCAGAATGCAAGTGCATGACTTGTCTTCAACCTTCCCAatttctcacataccaccctaTTGCTACTCTCCCTCTACTGGCTTTGAGTTTcagatcagatttaaaacactgatgattTCCTACAAAGATAAAATTGAGAACATTCTCTCTAATCCTTTAACATTGTTTGGCCAGACATACCCTCTCTCAAGTTACAAGGAaggctcttctctgttctggctcCTGGATGGTGGAATAGGCTTgccctagatgtctgaacaagTGAGTCATTAACTGTCTTAAATCAATGACAAACAACTGACATATTTATAAAGCAAGTAATTTGCTCTGGATTAAGGGCATCTATGTTATATAAAGCAAGTCAAAAAATAAAAGCCATTTCTTTGTGCATTTactttgtgtgtagtgttatggTTTCTTCCTCTATTCTTAAACAGGAAACCATTAAATAACCTTGAGAACCGTAAAAGTAATAACTTTAAATGAACAACTGCCAGTTTGCCATCTATAGATAAAGAATgttgggtctgtttttacttttataattaATGGAAATGAATGGAATGAAACtgcaataaatcattaaaactaTGTCCTAAAATCAACAAAATTAATGCATGTGTTGTCTAATGTGTATGGTTCAATGTACATGATGGGATCCAAAATAGATAGGAACAATGTTACATCGCCATCTGCTGTCCAAACATCTGGAAAAATCTACAGGCTAAACAATCCTGCCTGCCTCAAACAACACCTTtgttttaagaaagaaaaaggtgTTGTTTGATGCAGAAACTATGTTAATGCTATAGAATAACCTTggcaatattttattaaatagcaAGAATATGAAAGAGGTTACTATCATACAGCATATCCACATGAGTCAACCTGCAGAAAACACCACTGTGTTCCACTGGCCATTCAGACACAACAGTGTCAAGAGAATAGAGTTTGTAGTCATTTGGAGCACACAAGCCATTGAAAGCTCAGTAGTTTCCACAGCTCTGCTTTTGTCCACTAAGTAAAACCTGGATGGTTCTAAAATTGGCCTCTGTTGCTTCTAGACAAGTGTGGTTAGCACCTGATATTTATAACACCCTATGCtagaaagtaaaagaaaaataaaatagaattaggTAATAGATTTCTGAATCATCAGGTGTCAGATGTCATGGTTAAGCTGTGTTTTGATGGATGGTACTGTAGCATCTGCTTGGACTTGATGAAATACAGAACTGTTTAGGATGTATCAGTTCACTAACAGCTGTGAATCTTTAACACAGTGAAATATGGTGAGTCCGGATGTGCTTGTTTACTgtgttttgcatttaaaaattattCAAGATTTTGTTAGAAGTACAATTAGGGTtactaatatatatttatctccagaatttttatatttctgtaaaaaacgctttgtgacaatgtcaaatgttaaaattacatttatttgattataaaTTTTCAATGAGATTTAGAATTGATTATATGGATTTAGTTTTTCTAGAATGAATAGCACTGAGATTAAACCCTTTCCATGATTTTAAGTCCCACTCCAACTAATGGTGTTTGGCTGGTTATGTTTCATATCAGAGTGGTGGCTATGAAGTGGAGCTTTTTGTAGACCCCCCAGACCATGACCTTATCTGTATCATATGCAAAGGGGTTCTACGCTGCCCTGTGCGTGTGGCATGTAACCATATCTTTTGCAAGAAGTGCATTTTGCTGTGGATGCGGAGGtatgaataatataaatgtaatttgcaGTTGAGATGTAATGTTTCCATGTGGATATGCTAAAATGTTTGTACTAAATCAATCCAGACAGGAAACATGCCCATGCTGCAGGAAGCCTGTCAGCCAGCgccttatatttattatgttcaaGCTCAGTAAATCCATTGGCCGTTTACCAATCAAGGTAAGAAAAACCTTGCTCTGAATGCTGGGGAAAGTATAATGATAATCTCAGCCAAAGAATTTTGATCACATGTTATTATTCTCAGTGCCGAAACGAGCAGCAGGGTTGCACAGCCACCTTCCCTCTCTCAGAGCAGTACCTCCACAGCTCCACATGTCCATTCGAGTGGCTGCTGTGCCCACAACAGGGCTGTGGAACTAGGACACTGAGAAAAGAAGCCCAGGCACATGCTCAGGtctgcagctactggaagcagCTGTGCCCGATGGGTTGTGGCACGCTCCTGAACCGTTCTACAGAGGCCGAGCACAACTGCTATAGAGAGCTGCAGGAGCGCTATGAGACCCAGCGACAGACACAGCGAACCATTGCCTCTGCACTGCGCAGGAAAATGCAACGCATGCAAAGCCGTATGGCCAACATGACTCAACAGATCAACCTGATCTGCGAAAGCCTGGAGCTCAGAGAGAACCTGGAAGAAGGACAGGAGGAGGAAAGTCCTGCTGAGGGAACCAGCACAGGAAGAAGCTTCAGAGACAGCCAAAGGCCCATCACATTCAATAGCTCCTGCAGCAGCAGCTCTTAAGAAAGCCCTTAAGCCCTTATGTGTTTTATAAGATGTGATAATGTGTAATTTCTGATGGATTCTAAAACCCAATTGCTTGTCACATGGTCTGTGTGGTTTTATCACTAAATGAGTAAACTCTAACATCTGGGTTGCATTTACCAAGCAATACTGCTACACTAATATGTATTGAAGAATGTGAAGTCAACAGAAACTAGGTATATTGTGTTGAGCATGACCAAATGGGAGGAAAACTGAGAAACTAGAAAAACTAGAGTTTTTCAAATCTATTCCATCTTTGATGTCTTCTACTGTAAATAGCATACCAAATCAAAAAGTCCATAATGTACATAAGTAATAATGTCATTGCATATAATCGATTTATTTCATAGTGCAGTCTTCAGTACTGGAGAGATCACATTtattaaaaccaaaaacataTGAGTTCATATGGGAAGCACATTAAACAGTGAACCCATGTTCTGCTTGCAGTGAGTTAcaacagaatataaacatatttaattctGCACTATTgcttttatactgtattttatttttattactgaatACACCTACCAAATGCACGGTGGTTAAAAAAATTGGTTCAAAAATGGCCACAAAGAGGCACTATTCTGCAGGAAAAGAATGGTTCAGGATCCAGGTCTCACTGGAGCCCAGAGCAGAAAAGTGTGATGGATGTGTCAGATGCTCTGGTTGGCTCTCGAAAGCTGAGTGCATTATTGGAGAAAAAATATCATACATGTttggaaacacaaacactttctgTAACACAGTTACAGAAAAACTTTACAATGAAGTGTGTGCAAGatattaaaaactgtaaatacaTGATATACAAAAAACAGAATATAGTAAATGTTTAACCTGAAACTCATCTTCAAGTTTTTTCTCAATCCATTCAGTGACATGACAGAAAGTCACTTCCCATCCCCACGTTGGGATAAACTTGTATGTCACGCTTTGGAGGCACACAGAAACTGTACCTTTAGAGGCAAAAAAAAGCTCTTCCATTAAACATTTTACCAATCATGCGCTGTCAGGACAAATAAAATTAGAGGATTGTAAGATTATTTTATGATCAGATATTTAAGATTACCAaagaatgtaatgtaatgtaaaagaagTGTTTGTGAGCATGGACTGTACCATATTCTCTCCGTAGGGGAGGTGGAAAATTGACAAGTTCTCCAATAAGGTCTTTAACCTCAACAATGAGCAGCAGAGGCATGTTTGacatttcctcaatcttctttTTGATGTACTCATTTTCTGTAGCCTTCTGGAAGTATATGGATTTAGCAATTTTGTCGACAACTCTCAAAATCCACTCCTGCCTTTAGATAAACTGCTGGAAAGAGGAGAAGTTAGAGATGTTCGACAGCTGGACGGTATTAAGCATTAgacaaaaaagattaaaaacagcTTTGACACGGATCTAGACTAAATCTAGATTTGAAAGCAGTTTAAAGATATAATCTATGCATCACAATGTAAAAAGCTAACTGCCTTCCGTGcattaaagaatattttttggATGTATCAGTCACTTCTCAGCACCAGAACTAGTGTCCCTCTCTACCCGAGTTTTCTGAGGCTTGGTGGATGGAACTTAATCTTCATCAGATGATCCTGCACTTGAGGATACCTCATCAATGTCAGCCAGTACATGAGATTGGTCCAGAAAGCCAGACaataatattttctattattattattaggtgaTTATAGGtaaaaaacatcttaaaaacTCTCTGCTATCTGCTAGACAAACTGCAATTACATTGAATTCAACAAGCCTTCATTTCCCATGTGGAAAGAACAGCACTGAGAAAGTATTTTTAGTTTTGACTAGGTAATTTCTGGGTcagaaaaaactatttaaaaaaaatgtaaactataCCCTGAAATCAAGAACCCAGAGATCCATTGTATCGTCATATTGCAAATCATAGTTGCTTCAAGAAATTTTTGAAACAATATGAATAACATGAATGGATAATATAACAAACTGCATCATTAAAGGTGTTCAGCACAAACTAACCTTACATGGTAGGTCTGCATCACTTTCAGGAGCACTTTAGGTGCTTCTTCTTTGTCCAGTTTTGACAGCTTAATTTTTGTCTCTAATCTCATCTGCAGGACTCCTGTATACTCAGTATTCAACTGGAGCCACAGACCTAATATAGAGAAACTTAATACAGTGATAACCTGCAATGgattttatacacatacacagatttgTTTATAGCTTTTTCTCATATGCTTTAAGCCCATTCCTCACACATGTCACTACATGATACTTACTATATTtactgaaattaaaataaataactaaacgATAATATGAGATTTTAAAGACTtgaattatttgtttgtatatatgaaacaacagcataaaaatatattttttatagttatattttttatattaaatatatactatatttttcCCCAAAACAATCTATACGTcatggataaataaaaaaataaaattggtaAAATGGGTCATAATCAGGGTCTTGGTTGAGAGCATTAAAGGATTCGGATCACACAGACTATGACAAACTATTACAGCAGATTATGAGGCCCAAATCGCATGATAATGAGTGTGAGAGATCTGTAAGTGGGATGAAATGTGATTAGAACAGC is a genomic window of Tachysurus fulvidraco isolate hzauxx_2018 chromosome 8, HZAU_PFXX_2.0, whole genome shotgun sequence containing:
- the rnf151 gene encoding RING finger protein 151, with the protein product YQSGGYEVELFVDPPDHDLICIICKGVLRCPVRVACNHIFCKKCILLWMRRQETCPCCRKPVSQRLIFIMFKLSKSIGRLPIKCRNEQQGCTATFPLSEQYLHSSTCPFEWLLCPQQGCGTRTLRKEAQAHAQVCSYWKQLCPMGCGTLLNRSTEAEHNCYRELQERYETQRQTQRTIASALRRKMQRMQSRMANMTQQINLICESLELRENLEEGQEEESPAEGTSTGRSFRDSQRPITFNSSCSSSS